Genomic window (bacterium):
CTTTTCCTTTCTGCTGAAAGCTAATTGCTAACCGCTGAACGTTGACGATAATTAAGATGTAGCGCTCATCATTAACTGTCGGTAAGCTTGAATAAATCCTTGTTTAACTTGCATGGTTAGTCGTAAGGCTAAGTTAGCTTTTTCAGCAGCAATCATGACCTCATGAAGATTTTTTACTTCACCAGTAACCATTTTGGTAGCTAAGTCATCAGCTTTAATAGATAACTCATTTACCTCTATGAATTTTTCCTTTAAAATTTCTCCAAATTGTTTTATTAGA
Coding sequences:
- the fliE gene encoding flagellar hook-basal body complex protein FliE, which translates into the protein MKSISMDSLQPKSLSLEKMEAKRSTPAPDLIKQFGEILKEKFIEVNELSIKADDLATKMVTGEVKNLHEVMIAAEKANLALRLTMQVKQGFIQAYRQLMMSATS